Proteins encoded together in one Brassica rapa cultivar Chiifu-401-42 unplaced genomic scaffold, CAAS_Brap_v3.01 Scaffold0895, whole genome shotgun sequence window:
- the LOC117131304 gene encoding uncharacterized protein LOC117131304, translating to MVGKTHCQSQMAKQNQQLTALQEINDRIAQLRKRNKARVQRPQQGERRFGDAPEAVYVEPKPPDPSRINQHPTSQTHTHHVANSQFDHKSFADKIELFTFSGGRSYLFWERNLDEWFHYNNILKEERLSYAIDQLRGNAFKWWVQEEDDRLFYKEPAIKTWRDLKEVMRDEFSPELTSSKIRKIYPRRYLTHVSKEKPEPVIVQVKAKNVKTGPEVQKETNSTSLLRSKVVHDLSPKDKEILNTNKEEPTSQGKSSNSENLKYQTCYRCHKKGHYAVVCPTKQALIETSLEEKTDLSMKSDSFIQSDLLVPRSCVMHLSLSKGDVTGLKEQEFKRKKSPGVTLVIDQKMAQDTKLSMLLKEAKPVIKVSHQGKFLTPPLDTSTDVCVLGTGRKNESYKLIVVPKKEPDPKLSHEPTSKWKPKSEQSIVQVPKPMVRFLLDLNFLNISMTDIMHLLFVQNVENFSGCKEESFKEIPPDYLMLLGGSTPKMIRNVATKNLKDHQLQRIRNDHVQSRGVIHSYFLKGEPPDTNSIPKPKQFQGKVLESQKRMKADLLYLGAGYIVSRSKPCQEGGDVVVTKSMVQPESHQTVQTGHLGGTSDRGSVQGVYLYNQKEFKYETNFIGFYTHEGVHTNWNRAKIFTEQEVMSFTSQRFSSPSICEYPTLEGNSSPRKELPEPKPIIGFKRDLSGFQKAQDQEKWPRNFEVMIQSPKPVKPVLHLPQLEANRSNQLQTRQWRPGDISMHSGSLSNGSEESDKFIPCTSPHRIRRILINPNLPYLELLAIPLQQLFFLQIRHDLSTLQTIKKVPRKLSYPLKPSRYKENTISPEQPGLSKIPSIDLCGVYQSISSIPTTGQA from the exons ATGGTAGGAAAAACACACTGCCAAAGTCAGATGGCCAAACAGAACCAACAGTTGACAGCTTTGCAAGAGATCAATGATCGGATTGCTCAGTTGAGGAAAAGAAACAAGGCACGAGTCCAACGTCCACAGCaaggagaaaggagatttgGAGATGCACCAGAGGCTGTCTACGTTgagcccaagccaccagatccttcaaggaTCAATCAACATCCAACTTCTCAAACCCATACTCATCATGTTGCTAATTCTCAGTTTGATCATAAATCTTTTGCTGATAAAATTGAACTCTTTACATTTTCAGGAGGAAGAAGCTACCTATTTTGGGAGAGGAACcttgatgaatggtttcactaCAACAACATTCTGAAAGAAGAGAGACTATCTTATGCCATTGATCAACTAAGAGGTAATGCCTTTAAatggtgggtacaagaagaagatgatagatTGTTTTACAAGGAGCCAGCTATCAAAACGTGGAGAGATCTTAAGGAAGTCATGAGGGATGAATTTTCACCAGAACTCACAAGTTCTAAGATCCGAAAGATATACCCAAGGAGGTATCTAACTCATGTTTCCAAAGAAAAGCCAGAACCTGTTATTGTCCAAGTAAAGGCtaag aaTGTTAAGACAGGTCCTGAGGTCCAGAAAGAGACGAACTCAACATCCTTGTTGAGATCAAAAGTTGTCCATGATTTAAGTCCAAAAGACAAGGAGATTTTAAACACAAATAAAGAAGAGCCAACAAGCCAAGGTAAGTCTTCTAACTCTGAGAATTTGAAAtatcagacatgttatagatgtcataagaAAGGACACTATGCTGTAGTTTGTCCTACTAAGCAAGCATTGATAGAAACATCACTAGAAGAGAAAACAGATTTATCTATGAaaagtgatagttttattcaatctgatTTATTGGTTCCAAGATCTTGtgtaatgcacttgtctttgtcaaaagGTGATGTAACAGGACTTAAGGAGCAAGAattcaaaagaaagaaatcACCAGGCGTCACCCTTGTGATAGACCAGAAGATGGCTCAAGACACAAAGCTGTCCATGttgcttaaagaagcaaaaccggTCATAAAAGTATCCCACCAAGGTAAGTTTCTAACACCACCTTTGGATACTAGTACTGACGTGTGTGTTCTTGGTACAGGGAGAAAAAATGAAAGCTATAAGCTTATTGTAGTTCCAAAGAAAGAACCAGACCCTAAGCTCAGCCATGAACCCACTTCTAAGTGGAAACCGAAATCTGAACAATCCATTGTTCAAGTTCCAAAACCTATGGTAAGATTCCTTTTAGATCtgaattttcttaatatttcaatgacagatataatgcacttgctttttgtccagaatgttgagaatttttcagGTTGCAAAGAAGAAAGCTTCAAAGAAATCCCACCAGATTATCTTATGTTGCTAGGAGGATCAACTCCAAAGATGATCAGAAACGTGGCCACCAAAAATTTGAAGGACCATCAACTCCAGAGGATAAGAAATGACCATGTCCAGAGCAGAGGCGTGATCCATTCCTATTTTCTCAAAGGAGAACCACCTGATACAAATTCCATTCCCAAACCGAAACAGTTCCAAGGTAAGGttttagaatctcaaaagaggatgaaagctgacttgctctatcttggtgcaggttacatagtttcgaggtcgaaaccttgtcaagagggaggggatgttgtggtcacgaaatccatggttcaaccagagtctcaccaaaccgtccaaaccggccatctaggaggtaccagcgaccgaggttcagtccaaggcgtATATCTCTACAACCAGAAGGAATTTAAATATGAAACTAATTTTATTGGATTTTACACTCACGAAGGAGTCCATACCAATTGGAATCGAGCaaaaatattcacggagcaagaagttatgagttttacaagtcagaggttttccagcccgtccatctgcgagtatccgactttagaaggcaattccagcccaaggaaggagcTTCCTGAACCAAAGCCCATCATAGGATTCAAGAGGGATCTCTCAggtttccagaaagcccaagatcaggagaaatggccccGGAAttttgaagttatgatccaatctccaaaaccggtcaaaccagttctacacttgcctcaattggaagctaaccggtccAATCAGCTTCAAACTAGACAATGGCGACCAGGAGATATATCTATGCATTCAGGAAGTCTATCCAATGGTTCAGAAGAGTCAGATAAGTTCATtccatgcaccagcccacataggatcaggaggatcctcattaaccccaacttgccttatttggagcttCTTGCCATCCcgctccaacagctctttttccttcagattaggcacgacctcagcaccctccaaaccatcaagaaggttcccaggaagcttagttatcccctcaaaccgtccagatacaaggagaacacaatct CTCCCGAGCAACCAGGCTTATCAAAGATCCCTTCCATAGATCTTTGTGGTGTCTATCAATCCATTTCGTCCATCCCAACCACTGGCCAAGCTTGA